The Staphylococcus simiae genome includes the window CTTATTTAATAAGTCCATTGGTAAAGGTGTAACATCATGGGACCATGTATCTTTGTCCATTGTTACTACAGCTGTTAAAGCGACCATGCCGTAAGTATCTAACTCTTGAAATGTTTTTAAATCAGCTTGCATGCCGGCACCAGCGCTTGTATCTGAACCAGCAATTGTTAATACTTTTTTCAAAGCCATGTAGACTCACTCCCAAATAATAATTTTAATTGCTTATATCATATCACGTTTAGCATTTTAGAAAAATATAAATGCTAGTTAATCTATATATTTAGTATCCTTATTAAAATCATTTACGTAAATAGAGTTAGATAGGTAAAAAGTCAAAATGAACAAAGAGCCTGGGACAAAACGTATTTTACACTTAAATTTAAGCATTTGGCAGTAACTGTCTGGTTTTCAAAGCGTTGATAAATCACCATTTTAAAAAACTAGTCAGTCTTGCTGGGGTGGGAGGGACTCGTCATAGAAAAATTTTATAAAGGATTACAGTTGACACTATTAGTGCAACTGCATAAGAACTAGTAAAGATTGTAAATCTAACTAGTTCTAAATATGCAAGACGGCATCTACGAAATAAATTTTATATAAAATTTATTTCTGTCCCACTCCCATAGATATTGTCAATATTATTGTCATAATTATATTTTCTACTTCATAACCTGTCATTTTACATACAACATTACTTCAGCAATGTGTTAAAATATGTTCTGAGGTGAACATGAATGGAATGGTCTCAAGTATTTCATGAAATAACATCACGACACGATTTTAAGGACATGCACGATTTTCTTGAACAACAATATACAACTGAAATTGTCTATCCAGAGAGAAAAAATATATATCAAGCTTTCGATTTGACTCCGTTTGAAGATGTTAAAGTAGTTATATTGGGGCAAGACCCTTATCATGGTCCAAATCAGGCACATGGCTTAGCTTTTTCAGTGCAACCGAATGCGAAATTTCCACCATCATTACGTAATATGTATAAAGAATTAGCTGATGATATTGGTTGTATTAGACAGTCACCGCATCTTCAAGATTGGGCTAAAGAAGGTGTGTTATTACTTAACACAGTGTTAACTGTTAGAAAAGGTGAGGCACATTCGCATCGAAATATAGGATGGGAAATCTTCACAGATGAAGTGATTCAAGCGGTATCGAATTATCATGAGCATATTGTTTTTATTTTATGGGGAAAACCAGCGCAACAGAAGATTCAATTAATTGATACAACAAAACATTATATCATTAAGTCAGTACATCCGAGTCCTTTATCAGCTTACAGAGGTTTCTTTGGTTCAAAACCATATTCAAAAGCAAATGACTATTTAATATCAGTAGGCAAGACACCTGTCAATTGGTGCGAAAATGAAAGTGCAGGTGAAGAGAATGGATCAAGATAAAATTGTTAGTCTTATAGAACAAGAATTAGTACAAGCTGACCAAGCAAGTAATCATCATGACTTTGAAAAACATATGTATGCTATTCATACATTAACTTCAATCTTTGTGACATCAGATAATGCTAAACAAAATTCAGGAAGTGTTGTTAGCCGAAGTAAAAATCAAGTAGCAGAAACAGTACAATATCAAGATATATCAGCAGCAGAAATTAAAGCTATGGGTGGTACTGTTCCATCCAATTATTCAACAACTAGTAAGTCAAACAATCAGAGTAATTTAATGATTACTGATGATGAAATAGGCAATGGAGAATCTATTTTTGATTTTTAATAAAGGAGTGTATTAGATAATGAAATTATTTATTATTTTAGGTGCATTAAATGCTATGATGGCTGTTGCAACTGGCGCATTTGGTGCACATGGCTTAGAAGGAAAAGTATCAGATCATTATTTATCAGTATGGCAAAAAGCGACGACGTATCAAATGTATCACGGCTTAGCTATTGTTATCTTAGGTGTTATTAGTGGTACAACAGCAATTAATATTAACTGGGCAGGATGGTTAATGTTCTTTGGTATTGTCTTCTTTAGTGGTTCGCTATATATTTTAGTATTAACACAAATTAAAATTTTAGGTGCGATAACACCAATTGGTGGCGTACTGTTTATTTTAGGTTGGATTATGTTAATCATTGCGACGTTTAAAGTCACTGGTTAATAGTGATTTCATTTACAAATTACACTTTATTTTTGTAAAAATTAATATTTATATAGAGTGATAAACTCACCTTTTGGGTATAGTATACCTTCGAGGTGAGTTTTTAATTATGGAAAAAGAGACAAAAAAGATAGATAGAGGAGATTTAAAACAAAACCTATCTGAAAAATTTGTATGGGCAATTGCCTATGGATCTTGTATAGGATGGGGTGCATTCATTTTACCAGGAGATTGGATTAAACAGTCAGGTCCAATTGCTGCATCAATAGGTATAGTTATTGGTGCTATATTAATGATTTTAATTGCAGTTAGTTACGGTGCCTTAGTTGAAAGATTCCCTGTATCAGGTGGCGCTTTTGCATTTAGTTTTTTAAGTTTTGGTAGATATGTAAGCTTTTTCTCATCATGGTTTTTAACATTTGGTTATGTTTGTGTCGTAGCATTAAACGCTACAGCATTTAGTTTATTAGTTAAGTTTTTGCTTCCTAATATATTAAATAATGGAAAATTATACACTATTGCAGGTTGGGATGTATACATAACAGAGATTATTATCGCAACTGTTTTATTATTAGTGTTTATGTATGTTTCAATTAGAGGTGCTAGTGTTTCTGGCTCATTACAATATTACTTCTGCGTCGCGATGGTCATTGTAGTGTTATTAATGTTCTTTGGTTCATTTTTCGGAAACAATTTTTCATTACAAAATTTACAACCATTAGCATCACATGATAAAGGCTGGTTTGTATCTATAATTATGATTGTGGCAGTTGCACCGTGGGCATATGTTGGTTTTGATAATATACCTCAAACAGCTGAAGAGTTTAACTTTTCACCTAATAAGACGTTCAAACTTATTGTTTATAGTTTATTAGCAGCCGCATTAACCTATGTCATTATGATTTTATATACAGGTTGGTTAAGTACATCAACTGCAAGTGTTCACGGTCAATTATGGATTACTGGTGCTGTAACGAAAACAGCATTTGGCTATCTAGGCTTAGGTGTATTAGCTATTGCAATCATGATGGGTATTTTTACTGGACTAAATGGTTTCTTAATGAGTTCAAGCCGTTTATTGTTCTCAATGGGACGTTCGGGAATAATGCCAACTGTATTTAGTAAATTGCATAGTAAATATAAAACACCTTATGTAGCCATTATATTCCTAGTAGCCGTGTCATTAATTGCGCCTTGGTTAGGTAGAACAGCATTAACTTGGATAGTTAATATGTCGTCAACAGGTGTATCTATTGCTTATTTCATTACTTGTTTATCAGCTGCTAAATTATTTAGTTATAATAAACAAAGTAATACTTATGCACCAGTTTACAAGACATTTGCAATTATAGGTTCAGTCGTGTCATTCATCTTTTTAGGTTTATTATTAATCCCAGGATCTCCTGCAGCATTAACTGCACCTTCATATATAGCCTTAATAGGGTGGCTAGTTATTGGATTGGTTTTCTTTATCATTAGATATCCAAAACTTAAAAAAATGGATAATGATGAATTAAGTCGTTTAATATTAAATAGAAGTGAACACGAAGTAGAAAATATGATAGATGAACCAGAAAAGGTTAAATAATTATAATGCAAAAAAGCATGTCGGTTGTTGTTAAAACAATGAGCTGACCCCAATTAGTGGGAATAAAATAAAAACACTTCCGTTGAATTCGTGTAAAATGAATCTAAACGGAGGTGTTTTTCTATGAAAAGAGTATCTTATTCATTAGAAACTAAAAATAAAGCTATTGAAATGAAAAGTGCTGGTTATACTTCAAAACAAATTATGGAGACCTTAAATATTAGAAATAGAACACAGGTCGATACATGGTGGCGTTGGTATCGAAATGGAGAAAGTTATAGATTTTCTCAACAAGTAGGAAAACAGTACAGTTATGGCAAGGGTATTGAAGAATTAAGTGAATTAGAAAGACTAGAATTAGAGCTTAAAAGAAAAGATGTTGAATTGGACATTTTAAAAAAGTACAAAGAATTGGAAAGGAAGTGGTTCCAGTAGTAGTTATAGAATTAGTAGAAGAATTGAAGGATAAGTATTCAACCAAAATGATACTTGAGGTTTTAAACATACCTAAATCAACATTTTATAGATGGAAAAAGAACCAAAATAAAATAGATTTTATTACTGAAAAAGTCATTGAATTATGTGAAGAAAACAACTATACCTACGGTTATCGAAAGATTACAGCGCTAATTAATCAATCATCTTCTGTACCTGTTAATCATAAACGAATTCAGAGAATTATGCAGGAGAACAATTTGAATTGTCGAGTTAGACCTAAAAAGGCTAAAAAAGCTGGATCTGCTTATTATAAAACAGATAATTTATTACAAAGACAATTTAAAGCTAATCAACCAATGAAGTTACTAACTACTGACATTACTTATTTACCATTCGGTAATTCAATGTTGTATTTATCTTCGATTATGGATCTTTACAATGGAGAGATTGTGG containing:
- a CDS encoding APC family permease, producing the protein MEKETKKIDRGDLKQNLSEKFVWAIAYGSCIGWGAFILPGDWIKQSGPIAASIGIVIGAILMILIAVSYGALVERFPVSGGAFAFSFLSFGRYVSFFSSWFLTFGYVCVVALNATAFSLLVKFLLPNILNNGKLYTIAGWDVYITEIIIATVLLLVFMYVSIRGASVSGSLQYYFCVAMVIVVLLMFFGSFFGNNFSLQNLQPLASHDKGWFVSIIMIVAVAPWAYVGFDNIPQTAEEFNFSPNKTFKLIVYSLLAAALTYVIMILYTGWLSTSTASVHGQLWITGAVTKTAFGYLGLGVLAIAIMMGIFTGLNGFLMSSSRLLFSMGRSGIMPTVFSKLHSKYKTPYVAIIFLVAVSLIAPWLGRTALTWIVNMSSTGVSIAYFITCLSAAKLFSYNKQSNTYAPVYKTFAIIGSVVSFIFLGLLLIPGSPAALTAPSYIALIGWLVIGLVFFIIRYPKLKKMDNDELSRLILNRSEHEVENMIDEPEKVK
- a CDS encoding IS3 family transposase (programmed frameshift), whose protein sequence is MKRVSYSLETKNKAIEMKSAGYTSKQIMETLNIRNRTQVDTWWRWYRNGESYRFSQQVGKQYSYGKGIEELSELERLELELKRKDVELDIFKKVQRIGKEVVPVVVIELVEELKDKYSTKMILEVLNIPKSTFYRWKKNQNKIDFITEKVIELCEENNYTYGYRKITALINQSSSVPVNHKRIQRIMQENNLNCRVRPKKAKKAGSAYYKTDNLLQRQFKANQPMKLLTTDITYLPFGNSMLYLSSIMDLYNGEIVAYKIGSKQDQNLVNETLNQLDIPEGCILHSDQGSVYTSYSYYHLCEEKGIVRSMSRKGTPADNAPIESFHSSLKCETFYLNNELSSSNNIVIDIVEKYIDYYNKFRIQQKLGYFSPIDFRKLAA
- a CDS encoding uracil-DNA glycosylase, with the protein product MEWSQVFHEITSRHDFKDMHDFLEQQYTTEIVYPERKNIYQAFDLTPFEDVKVVILGQDPYHGPNQAHGLAFSVQPNAKFPPSLRNMYKELADDIGCIRQSPHLQDWAKEGVLLLNTVLTVRKGEAHSHRNIGWEIFTDEVIQAVSNYHEHIVFILWGKPAQQKIQLIDTTKHYIIKSVHPSPLSAYRGFFGSKPYSKANDYLISVGKTPVNWCENESAGEENGSR
- a CDS encoding DUF5327 family protein: MDQDKIVSLIEQELVQADQASNHHDFEKHMYAIHTLTSIFVTSDNAKQNSGSVVSRSKNQVAETVQYQDISAAEIKAMGGTVPSNYSTTSKSNNQSNLMITDDEIGNGESIFDF
- a CDS encoding DUF423 domain-containing protein, with protein sequence MKLFIILGALNAMMAVATGAFGAHGLEGKVSDHYLSVWQKATTYQMYHGLAIVILGVISGTTAININWAGWLMFFGIVFFSGSLYILVLTQIKILGAITPIGGVLFILGWIMLIIATFKVTG